The Epinephelus lanceolatus isolate andai-2023 chromosome 12, ASM4190304v1, whole genome shotgun sequence genome segment tttattgtgacaaaatgcatttgataaaatgtaagaaatttAATATATCCGTTCTCAATGAATGTTTcatgggaaaaaataaaataagacttGGTGGTCTTTGTGGGACCCACCTTTATTAATGAAACTATCATTAATAAAGGTATTATGACAATGATTTACAGACCATCTGGAGCCTATTTTCAAGCACAAATTAAACTCTATGAACagattgtttgacattttgggaaatgtgtcTCTTCACTTCAGTGTGTATTAATTGTTGCAGTTTGCAGGTGCTGGTAGGATTTTGTCACCTTCACacaaagccaggctagctgtttccccctttttccagtcgttatgctaagctaaactaagctaagctaagctaaccggctgcTAGCTGTAGCCTCACATGAAGTTGACACAAGAGTGGTCTCAGTctcctcatctaactctcagcaagaaagtaaAAAGgcctatttcccaaaatgtgtaactgtacctttaaataacactgtaattgttttgttgattttttttcccccattaaatcaaaaacatgaaaaacatactCACAATCTAACACACCCTAAGTCTGCAGTGTTCATCTAGTTTCCTAATAATGAGCATCTGGATTTGTCATCTATAAAAACAGCGTGTCTGCTTTAAAATTCttgtaaaaatgtcagtgaatCTGGAAAATTGCATCAtgtaaaagctgaaaatgtcaaTAAACCATCTTTTTTAGGCATGACAACCTTAAATCACCCCAGCTGCCACACGTGTAGGCAACGTGACTCTGTCCCTGACAGCGTTAAAGGCTGCCAGTACTTTTCAccagttggacattttaaatatttaagggAGTGATCCTAACTGATTGGTATAACTTCAACATTTCAAAGACAGCGTCTAACTCTTAAAATTGGACgtttggctgctgctgctctcttttcCAACTCATCCATCTCAACTGTCGTGTGGTCGAGCAAACCGATAGAATCTACGGTGTCACTGTTTGGATGCACAGATCACCTGCAGTGGAAAATGTTACTTATGTATGTAAAGCCTGCTTCTACAGGCACACAGCGTGTTATCAGCACCTTACATGCAGGGGGGCTTTGTTAAGtctgttttgtatttctgttgaTTAACAAGGGCAAAGTTTTTAGATTAATTaacaaaatagaaaaagaaTTGTGTCACTTGAAACGGTGTCAAAGGGATGGTGGCGCCCTAATTAATGGTCATTCTAGCCCCAGCTTTGAGTTACACAGGAGCTGCCTGTCAAACAGATAACCCTGTTAGAGGAATGTCACCTGCCTCAGTCTCAGGCATGCATGCAGCCGCTCGTGCTTGTGAAGTGGATTTACCAACACAATGCTCACGGACTATTTGAGTAGCTTGTGAGTAATAATTTCTATTTGAAGACAATGCCTTTTTAATAGTTACTTTTTTATATTGTGATTTGGAAATCTGACCATAGGATGGCCACCTCAAATGCAAAAGGTGAAAAAGTGTCCAAATTTGAGACATTGAAACTATTGGAGAAATGCAGAAAGGAAAGAGATGATGCCTTGCACAGAGAGAACGTCCTCAGAGAGAAGCTCAGACAGTATGAGTCGAGGATGCGTTCAACTGAGGCTCTGAAACAGAAACTCAAGACCTTGACCATGGACAACAAAGAGCTGAGGAAACAAGTGAAGACTCTTCGCACTGAGATTGGACTTGAGTGCAGCCCCAAGTTCAATGGAAAGACCACAAAGGACATAATCAATGACTTGCATGAAAAGGACCGTGAGTGCATTTCCCTGGTGGAGAAGGCTGGGAAACTGAGTCTGACTATTGATGACTTGACTTCAGAGTTGGCAAATACAGTCACCTCTAAAACACTATTAGAGGATCAA includes the following:
- the LOC117272149 gene encoding uncharacterized protein LOC117272149; the encoded protein is MATSNAKGEKVSKFETLKLLEKCRKERDDALHRENVLREKLRQYESRMRSTEALKQKLKTLTMDNKELRKQVKTLRTEIGLECSPKFNGKTTKDIINDLHEKDRECISLVEKAGKLSLTIDDLTSELANTVTSKTLLEDQVQSLQQNLKDMTNNQRRLLKLWEDKKVQREQLALPAIAQKPGQKPFVHKAVQTEMSVSASQKLPVNAFETKPFSRENDKKTVLDKHSFPAYGNGFHHDKKAFMHDESKGIKN